From ANME-2 cluster archaeon:
TGAGCCATGGGGTGCGGGTGCTGGTTAAGGTGCTGCATGATATTGAGCTGAACCGGCCGCTGTATTATTTTACTGTGCCTGGGATGGTGTTGGGTGGTATCGGGACCTTTATGGCGTTGAGTTTTCTGAGGACTTTCTATCTTGGAGGGAGTTTGGCGTTCGGGCCGACACTGTTGATGATTATGTTGTTTATGGTAGGGACTTTTATGAGCTTTACCGGGATCATACTGCATTCGATGTCAAGGATGATCAATGAGTCAAGGAATAAATGAGCTGTTAAAACATGAGTATTGCAATAGTGCTGGGTACCAGACCAGAGATAATTAAAATGTCCCCTGTTATCAGGGAATGTGAACACAAAAACCTTGATTATTTTATTCTCCACACAGGCCAGCACTATTCCTATGAGATGGACAGGGTATTTTTCGAACAGCTTGAACTGCCGGAAGCAAGATACAATCTGGATGTTGGCTCGGGAAATCACGGTGAGCAGACCGGGAAGATCATGTCAGGGATAGAGAAGGTGCTTATGGAGGAGAAGCCTGATGCAGTGCTGGTGCAGGGTGATACCAATACCGTACTGGCCGGTGCACTGGCTGCATCCAAATTACATATCAAGGTGGGACATGTGGAGGCGGGACTGCGAAGCTATGACCGCAGGATGCTTGAGGAAACTAATAGAGTGCTGGCAGATCATTGTTCAGATTATCTATTCTCCCCTACCAAAAAGGCAAAGGACATTCTGCTTGGTGAAGGCATACCTGAAGATATGATCTATGTGACAGGAAATACCATCGTGGATGCTGTCCGGCAGAACGTGAAGATCGCAGCAGAAAGAGCATCCATCCTGAATGAACTGGATATTGAACCTGGCAATTATTTGCTCACAACTGCTCACAGGCAGGAGAATGTGGATGACCGGGTTAGATTGACAGGTATTTTACAGGGGCTTGAGGACTTGGCAGAGGAATTTGATATGCCTGTCATTTTCCCCATTCATCCCAGATCCAGGAAGCGGATACAGGAGTTCGGAATAAGCACGAACGGCTGTATTACATTGATAGATCCTGTGGATTTTTTGAGCTTTTTACAGCTTGAGAAGAATGCGGGCCTGATACTGACAGATTCAGGTGGAGTACAGGAGGAGAGCTGCATCCTTGGGGTGCCGTGTGTGACGCTGCGGGATAATACTGAGAGGCCGGAGACTATGGAAGTTGGTGCTAATGTGCTGG
This genomic window contains:
- the wecB gene encoding UDP-N-acetylglucosamine 2-epimerase (non-hydrolyzing), producing the protein MSIAIVLGTRPEIIKMSPVIRECEHKNLDYFILHTGQHYSYEMDRVFFEQLELPEARYNLDVGSGNHGEQTGKIMSGIEKVLMEEKPDAVLVQGDTNTVLAGALAASKLHIKVGHVEAGLRSYDRRMLEETNRVLADHCSDYLFSPTKKAKDILLGEGIPEDMIYVTGNTIVDAVRQNVKIAAERASILNELDIEPGNYLLTTAHRQENVDDRVRLTGILQGLEDLAEEFDMPVIFPIHPRSRKRIQEFGISTNGCITLIDPVDFLSFLQLEKNAGLILTDSGGVQEESCILGVPCVTLRDNTERPETMEVGANVLAGTKPEKIMDCARSMIDGKRKGENPFGDGMAGEKIRRIMVMGQ